The following proteins are encoded in a genomic region of Kosakonia oryzae:
- a CDS encoding methyl-accepting chemotaxis protein, giving the protein MLRHISVRTFIILFLLSSFILMEVLVILLSKNVTLLMTTSVVSIASLTLLWLYMTQYLVTPINTVKKSIEEVTSGNLSIVIPEFGNNCAGRLIPGINSLCASIANLVREIRSSSDSALNLSAELATRSADLSVKTEEQSAALVQTASSMEQMASSTKNNADNTRIASSRAKEATSCALKGGDLMGQVAKNMQSITECANQMTEIISIIDGIAFQTNILALNAAVEAARAGDHGKGFSVVAGEVRSLAHRSAEAAKNIKSLIAETTDNVTQGATVVNEAEQNMHDIVSGASVVSKLMDEIAVTTLQQEKGISQITLALAELEKVTQSNVTTVDELAGSSDVLKHQVEELQKRTGKFRLIEGAPVAQMAAEIALPPEKQRQRVKTPILRNQENYWHSF; this is encoded by the coding sequence ATGTTAAGGCATATTAGTGTAAGGACTTTTATTATTTTATTTTTGCTCTCCTCTTTTATTCTCATGGAAGTTTTGGTGATCCTTCTCTCAAAAAATGTCACCCTACTTATGACTACCTCAGTCGTTTCAATTGCTTCGCTCACATTACTTTGGCTGTATATGACGCAATATTTAGTGACGCCGATTAATACCGTTAAAAAAAGCATAGAAGAAGTAACCTCAGGAAATCTTTCAATTGTTATTCCTGAATTTGGAAATAACTGCGCCGGTCGCTTAATACCCGGAATCAACTCACTTTGTGCCAGCATCGCTAATTTAGTCAGAGAAATTCGCTCCTCTTCAGATTCTGCCCTCAATCTTTCGGCTGAACTGGCCACGCGCAGCGCTGACCTCTCGGTTAAAACCGAGGAGCAATCTGCCGCGCTGGTACAGACCGCCTCCAGCATGGAACAGATGGCTTCCAGCACCAAAAACAATGCTGACAATACGCGTATCGCCAGCTCCCGCGCGAAAGAGGCGACAAGCTGTGCGTTAAAAGGTGGGGATTTAATGGGGCAGGTCGCGAAAAATATGCAGTCAATTACTGAATGCGCCAATCAGATGACGGAGATTATTTCGATTATTGACGGTATCGCTTTTCAGACCAATATTCTGGCGCTCAATGCGGCGGTAGAGGCGGCGCGGGCAGGCGATCACGGGAAGGGGTTCTCCGTGGTGGCCGGTGAGGTGCGTAGCCTTGCGCATCGCAGCGCTGAGGCGGCGAAAAATATCAAATCCCTGATTGCCGAAACGACAGATAACGTGACGCAGGGGGCGACGGTGGTGAACGAAGCAGAACAAAACATGCATGATATTGTTTCTGGCGCGAGCGTGGTCAGTAAGTTGATGGATGAAATTGCGGTCACGACGTTGCAACAGGAAAAAGGCATTTCGCAGATCACCCTGGCGTTGGCGGAGCTGGAAAAAGTGACACAGAGCAACGTCACCACGGTTGATGAACTCGCCGGTTCCTCTGACGTGCTGAAACATCAGGTCGAGGAGTTACAAAAACGGACCGGTAAATTCCGTCTCATCGAGGGCGCTCCGGTAGCACAAATGGCTGCAGAGATCGCGTTGCCGCCGGAAAAACAGCGCCAGCGCGTCAAAACGCCGATTTTGCGTAACCAGGAAAATTACTGGCACTCCTTCTGA
- the zntB gene encoding zinc transporter ZntB: protein MEVLKGSGVNVPDAVFAWRLDGKGGVKPLEDNDTITEQTPCWVHLNYTNQESAQWLASTPLLPNSARDALSGESTRPRVNRLGEGTLITLRCINGSTDERPDQLVAVRLYMDSRMIVSTRQRKVMALDDVVRDLEEGSGPTDTGAWLVDVCDALTDHASEFIESLHDRIIDLEDNLLDQQIPPRGILALLRKQLIVMRRYMAPQRDVFSRLASERLAWMSDDQRRRMQDIADRLGRGLDEIDACIARTAVMTDEITQVMQESLARRTYTMSLMAMVFLPSTFLTGLFGVNLGGIPGGGWQFGFSIFCVMLVVLIGGVTWWLHRSNWL from the coding sequence GTGGAAGTACTAAAAGGCTCCGGTGTGAATGTCCCGGATGCGGTTTTTGCGTGGCGGCTGGATGGGAAAGGCGGCGTTAAGCCGCTCGAAGATAATGACACGATTACTGAGCAAACACCGTGCTGGGTGCATTTGAATTACACCAATCAGGAGAGCGCACAATGGCTGGCCTCCACGCCATTGCTGCCGAACAGCGCGCGTGATGCGCTTTCCGGCGAAAGTACGCGTCCGCGCGTCAACCGGCTGGGCGAGGGAACGTTAATTACGCTGCGCTGTATTAATGGCAGCACCGATGAACGCCCCGACCAGCTCGTGGCCGTGCGGTTATACATGGATTCGCGGATGATTGTCTCTACGCGTCAACGTAAGGTCATGGCGCTGGATGATGTGGTCAGGGATCTGGAAGAGGGTTCCGGTCCGACGGATACCGGCGCCTGGCTGGTGGATGTTTGCGATGCGTTGACCGATCACGCCAGCGAATTTATTGAATCCTTGCACGACAGGATAATCGATCTGGAAGATAACCTGCTCGATCAGCAAATTCCGCCGCGGGGAATTCTGGCGCTGCTGCGTAAACAGCTCATTGTTATGCGCCGCTATATGGCGCCGCAGCGCGATGTCTTTTCCCGGCTGGCCAGTGAACGCCTGGCGTGGATGAGCGACGATCAGCGCCGTCGGATGCAGGATATCGCCGATCGTCTCGGGCGCGGCCTGGATGAGATCGATGCCTGCATTGCACGTACGGCGGTGATGACCGATGAGATCACACAGGTGATGCAGGAGTCGCTGGCGCGACGCACTTATACCATGTCGTTGATGGCAATGGTTTTTCTGCCGAGCACCTTTCTTACCGGCTTGTTTGGCGTCAATCTGGGCGGCATTCCAGGCGGCGGCTGGCAATTTGGCTTTTCAATCTTCTGTGTGATGTTGGTGGTACTGATCGGCGGTGTTACCTGGTGGTTGCATCGTAGTAACTGGCTGTAA
- the ynaL gene encoding proline-rich small protein YnaL produces the protein MMTTRNSSYLSDPVPTDPIPIPDPIPHPQPMPDPPPDEEPIKMSRKQGRSERIRAC, from the coding sequence ATGATGACTACACGCAATTCCTCATATCTCAGCGATCCGGTTCCGACCGATCCGATCCCGATTCCCGATCCTATTCCACATCCGCAACCGATGCCGGACCCACCGCCGGATGAAGAACCCATTAAGATGTCGCGAAAACAGGGCAGATCTGAGAGGATACGCGCCTGCTGA
- the dbpA gene encoding ATP-dependent RNA helicase DbpA produces the protein MTAFSTLNALPAAQIENLKDLGYLSMTPVQAAALPAILAGKDVRVQAKTGSGKTAAFGLGLLQHIDASRFQTQSLVLCPTRELADQVASELRRLARYMPNIKVLTLCGGQPFGAQRDSLQHAPHIIVATPGRLLDHLQKNTVTLDSLQTLVMDEADRMLDMGFSEAIDDVIRFAPASRQTLLFSATWPEAIAAISGRVQRDPETIEIDSVDALPAVEQQFFEVSRQGKAALLQKLLSEHRPASCVVFCNTKKDCQEVCDALNAAGQNALALHGDLEQRDRDQTLVRFANGSARVLVATDVAARGLDIKSLELVVNYELAWDPEVHVHRIGRTARAGKSGLAISFCAPEEAQRANILAEMLQLKLNWYNAPANVKVVPLEAEMATLCIDGGKKAKMRPGDVLGALTGDMGLDGADIGKITVHPSHVYVAVRRSVAREAWKQLQNGKIKGKSCRVRLL, from the coding sequence GTGACCGCTTTTTCAACCTTAAATGCTTTGCCCGCCGCCCAGATCGAGAATCTTAAGGATCTGGGCTATCTCTCTATGACTCCCGTCCAGGCTGCTGCACTGCCTGCCATTCTCGCCGGAAAAGATGTTCGCGTGCAGGCAAAAACAGGCAGTGGCAAAACAGCGGCGTTTGGGCTGGGCTTATTGCAACATATTGATGCCAGCCGTTTTCAGACGCAGTCGCTGGTTTTATGCCCGACGCGTGAGCTGGCCGATCAGGTCGCCAGCGAGTTACGCCGCCTGGCACGCTATATGCCCAATATCAAAGTGCTGACTCTCTGCGGCGGCCAGCCATTTGGCGCGCAGCGCGATTCATTACAGCATGCGCCGCACATTATTGTTGCCACGCCGGGGCGTTTGCTCGATCACCTGCAAAAAAACACCGTTACCCTGGATAGCCTGCAAACGCTGGTGATGGACGAAGCCGATCGTATGCTCGACATGGGATTCAGCGAGGCGATTGATGACGTTATCCGTTTTGCGCCTGCCTCACGGCAGACCCTGCTGTTTTCAGCCACCTGGCCGGAAGCGATTGCCGCCATCAGTGGCCGCGTCCAGCGCGACCCGGAAACCATTGAAATCGATAGCGTCGATGCGCTGCCCGCCGTTGAACAGCAGTTCTTTGAGGTTTCCCGTCAGGGCAAAGCCGCGTTGTTGCAAAAGCTCTTAAGCGAGCACCGTCCGGCTTCCTGTGTGGTGTTCTGTAATACCAAAAAAGATTGTCAGGAGGTGTGCGATGCGCTGAACGCCGCGGGGCAGAACGCACTGGCGCTGCATGGCGATCTGGAACAGCGCGACCGCGATCAAACGCTGGTGCGTTTTGCCAATGGTAGCGCACGCGTGCTGGTAGCGACCGATGTCGCTGCGCGTGGTCTCGACATTAAATCGCTGGAGCTGGTGGTGAACTACGAGCTGGCGTGGGATCCGGAAGTACACGTGCACCGTATCGGACGTACCGCGCGCGCCGGTAAGAGCGGCCTTGCCATCAGTTTCTGTGCGCCGGAAGAGGCGCAGCGCGCCAACATTCTCGCGGAAATGCTGCAACTGAAGCTGAACTGGTACAACGCACCGGCTAACGTCAAAGTGGTGCCGCTGGAAGCAGAAATGGCCACGCTGTGCATTGACGGCGGTAAAAAAGCCAAAATGCGTCCCGGCGATGTGCTGGGCGCGCTGACCGGCGATATGGGGCTGGATGGCGCGGACATCGGTAAAATCACCGTGCATCCGTCGCATGTGTATGTGGCTGTTCGCCGGAGCGTGGCGCGTGAGGCGTGGAAGCAGTTACAGAACGGGAAGATTAAAGGCAAAAGCTGCCGCGTACGGCTGTTGTAA
- the ttcA gene encoding tRNA 2-thiocytidine(32) synthetase TtcA: protein MSQNQEISKKEQYNLNKLQKRLRRNVGEAIADFNMIEEGDRIMVCLSGGKDSYTMLEILRNLQQSAPVNFSLVAVNLDQKQPGFPEHILPQYLDSLGVEYKIVEENTYGIVKEKIPEGKTTCSLCSRLRRGILYRTASELGATKIALGHHRDDILQTLFLNMFYGGKMKGMPPKLMSDDGKHIVIRPLAYCREKDIERFSEAKGFPIIPCNLCGSQPNLQRQVIADMLRDWDKRYPGRIETMFSAMQNVVPSHLSDVNLFDFKGITHGSEVVNGGDLAFDREEIPLQPAGWQPEEDDAQLDELRLNVIEVK from the coding sequence ATGTCGCAAAATCAAGAAATTAGCAAAAAAGAGCAGTACAACCTGAATAAACTGCAAAAACGTCTGCGCCGTAACGTCGGCGAAGCCATTGCCGACTTCAATATGATTGAAGAAGGCGACCGCATCATGGTCTGTCTTTCCGGCGGCAAAGACAGCTACACGATGCTGGAAATTCTGCGTAACCTGCAACAAAGCGCGCCGGTCAATTTTTCGCTGGTGGCAGTCAACCTCGACCAGAAACAACCGGGTTTCCCGGAGCATATTCTGCCGCAGTATCTGGATTCGCTCGGCGTTGAGTACAAAATCGTGGAAGAGAACACTTACGGCATTGTGAAAGAGAAGATCCCGGAAGGCAAAACCACCTGTTCTCTCTGTTCACGCCTGCGTCGTGGAATTCTCTATCGTACGGCGAGCGAACTGGGCGCGACCAAGATTGCGCTGGGCCATCACCGCGATGACATCCTGCAAACGCTGTTTTTGAATATGTTCTACGGCGGGAAAATGAAAGGCATGCCGCCGAAGCTGATGAGCGATGACGGCAAGCACATTGTGATCCGCCCGCTGGCTTACTGCCGTGAAAAAGATATTGAGCGTTTCTCAGAAGCGAAAGGTTTCCCGATCATTCCGTGCAACCTTTGTGGTTCGCAGCCGAACCTGCAACGCCAGGTGATTGCCGATATGCTGCGTGACTGGGACAAACGTTATCCGGGGCGCATCGAAACCATGTTCAGCGCCATGCAGAACGTGGTGCCGTCGCATCTCAGCGATGTCAACCTGTTTGATTTCAAAGGCATTACGCACGGCTCGGAAGTGGTCAACGGCGGCGATCTGGCGTTTGACCGCGAAGAGATCCCGTTGCAGCCGGCTGGCTGGCAGCCGGAAGAAGATGACGCGCAGCTCGATGAACTGCGTCTTAACGTCATTGAAGTGAAATAA
- a CDS encoding antibiotic biosynthesis monooxygenase family protein, translating to MSKNSPSTPYYAVIFTSVRTAVDDGYGAMSDRMMELAVNQPGFLGVESAREEVGITVSYWESLDAIKNWKANAEHVLAQKSGREKWYHSFTTRICRVEKEYSFQMQE from the coding sequence ATGTCAAAAAATAGCCCTTCCACGCCCTATTACGCCGTGATTTTTACCTCCGTGCGCACCGCGGTTGATGACGGTTATGGCGCAATGTCCGATCGCATGATGGAACTGGCGGTTAACCAGCCAGGTTTTCTCGGTGTCGAATCCGCACGCGAGGAAGTGGGAATTACCGTCTCATACTGGGAGTCGCTTGATGCGATTAAAAACTGGAAAGCAAACGCGGAGCACGTGCTGGCGCAAAAAAGCGGACGGGAAAAGTGGTATCACTCCTTCACCACGCGCATCTGCCGGGTTGAAAAAGAGTATTCGTTTCAGATGCAGGAGTGA
- a CDS encoding KTSC domain-containing protein produces MRHHPVTSSRISSIGYDSRSLTLEICFHDKSIYQYQNVPERIFTVFLTVVSKGRFYDGVVKGKFPEKKVA; encoded by the coding sequence ATGCGACATCATCCCGTAACCTCATCACGCATTTCATCCATTGGTTATGACAGCCGCAGCCTCACGCTCGAAATCTGTTTTCACGATAAAAGCATTTATCAATATCAGAACGTTCCGGAGCGGATCTTTACGGTGTTTCTGACCGTCGTCTCGAAAGGCCGCTTTTATGATGGCGTGGTCAAAGGGAAATTCCCCGAAAAAAAAGTCGCCTGA
- the nifJ gene encoding pyruvate:ferredoxin (flavodoxin) oxidoreductase has product MITIDGNGAVASVAFRTSEVIAIYPITPSSTMAEQADAWAGNGLKNVWGDTPRVVEMQSEAGAIAAVHGALQTGALSTSFTSSQGLLLMIPTLYKLAGQLTPFVLHVAARTVATHALSIFGDHSDVMAVRQTGCAMLAAGSVQEAQDFALISHIATLKSRVPFIHFFDGFRTSHEINKITPLADDTIRNLLPQQEIDEHRARALNPEHPVIRGTSANPDTYFQSREATNPWYNAVYAHVEQAMNDFAEATGRSYKPFEYYGHPQADRVIVLMGSAIGTCEEVVDELLTRGEKVGVLKVRLYRPFSAAHLLAVLPESARTVAVLDRTKEPGALAEPLYLDVMTALAEAFNHGERETLPRVIGGRYGLSSKEFGPECVLAVFNELRAAKPRPRFTVGIYDDVTNLSLPLPENTLPSHAKLEALFYGLGSDGSVSATKNNIKIIGNSTPWYAQGYFVYDSKKAGGLTVSHLRVSERPINSAYLVSQADFVGCHQLQFIDKYQMAERLKPGGIFLLNTPYSAEEVWSRLPQEVQAVLNQKKARFFVVNAAKIARECSLGARINTVMQMAFFHLTNILPGDSALAELQGAIAKSYSSKGQELVERNWQALALARESLFEVPLEPVNPQSAHRPPVVSDAAPDFVKTVTAAMLAGLGDALPVSALPPDGTWPVGTTRWEKRNIAEEIPIWKEDLCTQCNHCVAACPHSAIRAKVVSPAAMEEAPDTLHSLDVKSRDMRGQKYVLQVAPEDCTGCNLCVEVCPAKDRQNPDIKAINMMSRLEHVEEEKVNYDFFLGLPEIDRSTLERIDIRTSQLITPLFEYSGACSGCGETPYIKLLTQLYGDRMMIANATGCSSIYGGNLPSTPYTTDANGRGPAWANSLFEDNAEFGLGFRLSVDQHRQRVMRLVKQFADHIPAELLAALHQEASPDLRREQVAELRNALANVEGAQQLLTDADALVEKSIWLIGGDGWAYDIGFGGLDHVMSLTENVNILVLDTQCYSNTGGQASKATPLGAVTKFGEHGKRKARKDLGVSMMMYGHVYVAQISLGAQLNQTVKAIQEAEAYPGPSLIIAYSPCEEHGYDLALSHDQMRQLTATGFWPLYRYDPRREEEGKIPLALDSRPPSDALAETLLNEQRFRRLNAQQPEVAEQLWKDAAADLQKRYDFLAQLAGKAEKNPTE; this is encoded by the coding sequence ATGATCACGATTGACGGTAATGGCGCAGTGGCCTCGGTGGCCTTTCGTACCAGTGAAGTTATCGCCATATATCCCATCACTCCCAGTTCAACGATGGCTGAGCAGGCTGATGCCTGGGCCGGTAACGGTCTGAAGAATGTCTGGGGCGACACGCCCCGCGTTGTTGAAATGCAGTCGGAAGCCGGGGCTATTGCTGCTGTCCACGGCGCACTGCAAACCGGGGCACTCTCAACCTCATTTACCTCATCGCAGGGGCTACTGCTGATGATCCCGACGCTGTACAAACTGGCCGGGCAATTGACGCCCTTTGTACTGCACGTCGCAGCACGTACCGTGGCTACCCATGCTCTCTCCATTTTTGGCGATCACTCCGATGTGATGGCGGTGCGCCAGACCGGCTGCGCCATGCTCGCTGCGGGTAGCGTGCAGGAAGCGCAGGATTTCGCGCTGATTTCGCATATTGCTACGCTGAAAAGCCGCGTGCCGTTCATTCACTTTTTTGATGGTTTCCGTACTTCGCACGAAATCAACAAGATTACGCCGCTGGCGGACGACACTATCCGCAATTTGCTGCCACAGCAGGAGATTGACGAACACCGCGCCCGCGCACTGAACCCGGAGCATCCGGTTATTCGCGGTACATCGGCTAACCCGGATACTTACTTCCAGTCTCGTGAGGCGACCAACCCGTGGTACAACGCGGTCTACGCTCACGTCGAACAGGCAATGAACGATTTTGCCGAAGCGACCGGGCGCAGCTACAAACCGTTCGAATACTATGGCCATCCGCAGGCCGATCGCGTGATTGTGCTGATGGGGTCAGCGATAGGTACCTGCGAAGAGGTGGTGGATGAGTTGCTGACGCGCGGCGAGAAAGTCGGCGTGCTGAAAGTTCGCCTCTATCGCCCGTTTAGCGCCGCGCATCTGCTGGCGGTCTTGCCGGAAAGCGCGCGTACTGTCGCTGTGCTCGATCGCACCAAAGAACCAGGCGCGCTGGCGGAACCACTTTATCTTGATGTGATGACCGCTCTGGCGGAAGCCTTTAATCACGGTGAACGCGAAACCCTGCCGCGAGTGATTGGCGGGCGCTATGGTTTATCCTCCAAAGAGTTTGGCCCGGAATGCGTGCTGGCGGTGTTTAACGAGCTACGCGCGGCAAAGCCCAGACCGCGTTTTACCGTCGGGATCTACGACGACGTTACCAATCTCTCGCTGCCGCTGCCGGAAAACACCCTGCCATCGCACGCGAAACTGGAAGCGCTATTTTACGGGCTGGGCAGCGATGGCAGCGTCTCGGCGACCAAAAACAATATCAAGATTATTGGTAACTCCACGCCGTGGTATGCGCAGGGTTATTTTGTCTATGACTCGAAAAAAGCGGGCGGCCTGACAGTTTCGCATTTGCGCGTCAGCGAAAGACCCATAAATTCCGCGTATCTGGTTTCGCAGGCGGATTTTGTCGGTTGCCATCAGTTGCAGTTTATCGATAAGTACCAAATGGCCGAACGGCTGAAGCCTGGCGGTATTTTCCTGCTCAATACGCCCTACAGCGCAGAGGAAGTGTGGTCGCGGCTGCCGCAGGAAGTTCAGGCGGTGCTGAATCAGAAAAAAGCCCGTTTCTTTGTGGTTAACGCGGCGAAAATCGCCCGCGAATGCAGCCTCGGCGCGCGTATTAACACCGTTATGCAGATGGCGTTCTTCCATCTGACAAATATATTGCCGGGCGACAGCGCGCTGGCTGAATTGCAGGGCGCGATCGCCAAAAGCTACAGCAGCAAAGGTCAGGAGCTGGTTGAGCGCAACTGGCAGGCGCTGGCGCTGGCGCGTGAATCACTGTTCGAAGTGCCGCTGGAGCCTGTTAATCCACAAAGCGCGCACCGCCCGCCAGTGGTTTCCGATGCGGCTCCGGATTTTGTTAAAACTGTCACCGCCGCTATGCTGGCGGGCCTTGGCGATGCGCTGCCGGTCTCCGCCCTGCCGCCTGACGGCACCTGGCCGGTTGGCACTACCCGCTGGGAGAAACGCAATATCGCTGAAGAGATCCCCATCTGGAAAGAAGATCTCTGTACCCAGTGTAACCACTGTGTTGCTGCCTGCCCGCATTCGGCGATCCGCGCGAAAGTGGTTTCTCCGGCGGCGATGGAAGAGGCTCCCGATACGCTCCATTCACTGGACGTGAAATCGCGCGATATGCGCGGGCAGAAATACGTCTTGCAGGTCGCACCGGAGGATTGCACCGGCTGTAATCTGTGTGTTGAAGTCTGCCCGGCGAAAGATCGTCAGAACCCGGATATCAAGGCCATCAATATGATGTCGCGCCTTGAACATGTGGAAGAAGAAAAAGTGAATTATGACTTCTTCCTCGGTCTGCCGGAGATCGATCGCAGCACGCTGGAGCGCATTGATATTCGTACTTCGCAACTGATCACCCCGCTGTTTGAATATTCCGGTGCGTGTTCCGGCTGCGGTGAAACGCCGTACATCAAACTCCTGACCCAGTTGTATGGCGACCGGATGATGATTGCCAACGCTACCGGGTGCTCATCCATTTACGGCGGTAATCTGCCTTCAACGCCGTATACCACAGATGCCAACGGGCGCGGGCCAGCGTGGGCGAACTCGCTGTTTGAGGATAACGCCGAGTTTGGCCTCGGCTTCCGTCTCAGTGTCGATCAGCACCGACAGCGTGTGATGCGTCTGGTGAAGCAATTTGCCGACCATATTCCGGCGGAACTGCTTGCCGCACTTCATCAGGAGGCCTCGCCGGACCTTCGCCGCGAGCAGGTTGCCGAACTGCGCAACGCGCTGGCCAATGTTGAGGGTGCACAGCAACTTCTGACCGATGCCGATGCGCTGGTTGAGAAATCGATCTGGCTGATTGGCGGCGATGGCTGGGCCTATGACATTGGTTTCGGTGGGCTGGATCATGTGATGAGTCTGACCGAAAACGTCAATATTCTGGTGCTCGATACCCAGTGCTACTCCAACACCGGCGGCCAGGCATCAAAAGCCACGCCGCTGGGCGCGGTGACCAAATTTGGCGAACACGGTAAACGTAAAGCGCGTAAAGATCTGGGCGTCAGCATGATGATGTACGGACATGTTTATGTGGCGCAAATCTCCCTTGGCGCACAGTTGAACCAGACTGTGAAAGCCATTCAGGAGGCGGAAGCCTATCCGGGGCCATCGCTGATCATCGCTTACAGCCCGTGTGAAGAGCATGGCTACGACCTGGCGCTGAGCCACGATCAGATGCGTCAGCTAACCGCCACCGGCTTCTGGCCGCTTTACCGTTACGATCCACGCCGCGAAGAAGAAGGCAAAATCCCGCTGGCGCTGGATTCACGTCCGCCGTCTGACGCGCTGGCGGAAACCCTGCTCAATGAGCAGCGCTTCCGCCGTCTGAATGCGCAGCAGCCGGAAGTGGCAGAGCAATTGTGGAAAGATGCCGCCGCCGACCTGCAAAAACGCTATGACTTCCTCGCGCAACTGGCCGGAAAAGCAGAGAAAAACCCGACAGAGTAA